A window of Cytobacillus sp. FSL H8-0458 genomic DNA:
CAATACTTTTTTGAGTTTATTGAGAAATTATTTGCTGCATATCTTTCTAATATAAAATCATACTGGCGTTAAATTATTCCAGTATATGAGGATTAAAAAAGACAAAGAGAAAACTCTCTGTCTTCGCCCGGCAGCGTCCTACTCTCACAGGGGGACAGCCCCCAACTACCATCGGCGCAGAGAAGCTTAACTTCCGTGTTCGGTATGGGAACGGGTGTGACCTTCTCGCTATCGCCACCGGACTATTTGGTTTGAAGAAACTTCGTTCCCTCAAAACTAGATAATGCATGAAGAAGCATTTGCCGAGTAATTACCAATATGGCTTGGTTAAGTCCTCGATCGATTAGTATCAGTCAGCTCCACATGTCGCCACGCTTCCACCTCTGACCTATCAACCTGATCATCTTTCAGGGATCTTACTAGCTTGACGCTATGGGAAATCTCATCTCGAGGGGGGCTTCATGCTTAGATGCTTTCAGCACTTATCCCTTCCGCACATAGCTACCCAGCGATGCCTTTGGCAAGACAACTGGTACACCAGCGGTGCGTCCATCCCGGTCCTCTCGTACTAAGGACAGCTCCTCTCAAATTTCCTGCGCCCACGACGGATAGGGACCGAACTGTCTCACGACGTTCTGAACCCAGCTCGCGTACCGCTTTAATGGGCGAACAGCCCAACCCTTGGGACCGACTACAGCCCCAGGATGCGATGAGCCGACATCGAGGTGCCAAACCTCCCCGTCGATGTGGACTCTTGGGGGAGATAAGCCTGTTATCCCCGGGGTAGCTTTTATCCGTTGAGCGATGGCCCTTCCATGCGGAACCACCGGATCACTAAGCCCGACTTTCGTCCCTGCTCGACTTGTAGGTCTCGCAGTCAAGCTCCCTTGTGCCTTTACACTCTGCGAATGATTTCCAACCATTCTGAGGGAACCTTTGGGCGCCTCCGTTACTTTTTAGGAGGCGACCGCCCCAGTCAAACTGCCCACCTGACACTGTCTCCCGCCCCGATCAGGGGCGCGGGTTAGAATTTCAATACAGCCAGGGTAGTATCCCACCGACGCCTCCACCGAAGCTGGCGCTCCGGTTTCTCAGGCTCCTACCTATCCTGTACAAGCTGTACCAAAATTCAATATCAGGCTACAGTAAAGCTCCACGGGGTCTTTCCGTCCTGTCGCGGGTAACCTGCATCTTCACAGGTACTATAATTTCACCGAGTCTCTCGTTGAGACAGTGCCCAGATCGTTACGCCTTTCGTGCGGGTCGGAACTTACCCGACAAGGAATTTCGCTACCTTAGGACCGTTATAGTTACGGCCGCCGTTTACTGGGGCTTCGATTCAAAGCTTCGCTTGCGCTAACCTCTCCTCTTAACCTTCCAGCACCGGGCAGGCGTCAGCCCCTATACTTCGCCTTGCGGCTTCGCAGAGACCTGTGTTTTTGCTAAACAGTCGCCTGGGCCTATTCACTGCGGCTCATCAGGGCTATTCACCCTAATGAGCACCCCTTCTCCCGAAGTTACGGGGTCATTTTGCCGAGTTCCTTAACGAGAGTTCTCTCGCTCACCTTAGGATTCTCTCCTCGCCTACCTGTGTCGGTTTGCGGTACGGGCACCTTTTCCCTCGCTAGAGGCTTTTCTTGGCAGTGTGGAATCAGGAACTTCGGTACTAAATTTCCCTCGCCGTCACAGCTCAGCCTGTGTGGTAACGGGATTTGCCTCGTTACCGGCCTAACTGCTTGGACGCGCTAATCCAGCAGCGCGCTTACCCTATCCTCCTGCGTCCCCCCATTGCTCAAACGGTAAAGAGGTGGTACAGGAATATCAACCTGTTGTCCATCGCCTACGCTTTTCAGCCTCGGCTTAGGTCCCGACTAACCCTGAGCGGACGAGCCTTCCTCAGGAAACCTTAGGCATTCGGTGGATGGGATTCTCACCCATCTTTCGCTACTCATACCGGCATTCTCACTTCTAAGCGCTCCACCAGTCCTTGCGGTCTGGCTTCAACGCCCTTAGAACGCTCTCCTACCACTGACATCGGAAGATGTCAATCCACAGCTTCGGTGATACGTTTAGCCCCGGTACATTTTCGGCGCGGAGTCACTCGACCAGTGAGCTATTACGCACTCTTTAAATGGTGGCTGCTTCTAAGCCAACATCCTGGTTGTCTAAGCAACTCCACATCCTTTTCCACTTAACGTATACTTTGGGACCTTAGCTGGTGGTCTGGGCTGTTTCCCTCTTGACTACGGATCTTATCACTCGCAGTCTGACTCCCATGGATAAGTCTTTGGCATTCGGAGTTTGTCTGAATTCGGTAACCCGATGGGGGCCCCTAGTCCAAACAGTGCTCTACCTCCAAGACTCTTACTACATGAGGCTAGCCCTAAAGCTATTTCGGAGAGAACCAGCTATCTCCAGGTTCGATTGGAATTTCTCCGCTACCCACACCTCATCCCCGCACTTTTCAACGTGCGTGGGTTCGGGCCTCCATCCAGTGTTACCTGGACTTCACCCTGGACATGGGTAGATCACCTGGTTTCGGGTCTACGACCACATACTCATTCGCCCTATTCAGACTCGCTTTCGCTGCGGCTCCGTCTTATCAACTTAACCTCGCATGTAATCGTAACTCGCCGGTTCATTCTACAAAAGGCACGCTATCACCCATTAACGGGCTCTAACTACTTGTAGGCACACGGTTTCAGGATCTCTTTCACTCCCCTTCCGGGGTGCTTTTCACCTTTCCCTCACGGTACTGGTTCACTATCGGTCACTAGGGAGTATTTAGCCTTGGGAGATGGTCCTCCCTGCTTCCGACGGGATTTCTCGTGTCCCGCCGTACTCAGGATCCACTCTGGAGGGAACGAAGTTTCAACTACAGGGCTTTTACCTTCTCTGGCCGGCCTTTCCAGACCTGTTCATTTACCTCGTTCCTTTGTAACTCCGTGTAGAGTGTCCTACAACCCCAGGAGGCAAGCCTCCTGGTTTGGGCTAATCCCGTTTCGCTCGCCGCTACTCAGGGAATCGCGTTTGCTTTCTCTTCCTCCGGGTACTTAGATGTTTCAGTTCCCCGGGTCTGCCTTCCATATCCTATGTATTCAGATAAGGATCCCATCCCATTACGGATAGGGGGTTTCCCCATTCGGAAATCTCCGGATCAAAGCTTACTTACAGCTCCCCGAAGCATATCGGTGTTAGTACCGTCCTTCATCGGCTCCTAGTGCCAAGGCATTCACCGTGCGCCCTTTCTAACTTAACCGTATTTGACAGGTTCATCGAAGATGAACAGATCAAAGGTTTTTAACTCTATTTAACATAGAGAATTTACTAAGATGGCGATTACTCGGTTATTGCTTCTTCATAATCATTATCTAGTTTTCAAAGAACGAATCTTTCACTGAGAGATTGAACTCTCAAAACTGAACGAACAAAGAACGTCACGTTTCTTGTAAATATTCCTTAGAAAGGAGGTGATCCAGCCGCACCTTCCGATACGGCTACCTTGTTACGACTTCACCCCAATCATCTGTCCCACCTTAGGCGGCTGGCTCCAAAAGGTTACCCCACCGACTTCGGGTGTTACAAACTCTCGTGGTGTGACGGGCGGTGTGTACAAGGCCCGGGAACGTATTCACCGCGGCATGCTGATCCGCGATTACTAGCGATTCCGGCTTCATGCAGGCGAGTTGCAGCCTGCAATCCGAACTGAGAATGGTTTTATGGGATTCGCTTAACCTCGCGGTTTCGCAGCCCTTTGTACCATCCATTGTAGCACGTGTGTAGCCCAGGTCATAAGGGGCATGATGATTTGACGTCATCCCCACCTTCCTCCGGTTTGTCACCGGCAGTCACCTTAGAGTGCCCAACTGAATGCTGGCAACTAAGATCAAGGGTTGCGCTCGTTGCGGGACTTAACCCAACATCTCACGACACGAGCTGACGACAACCATGCACCACCTGTCATCCTGTCCCCCGAAGGGGAACGCCCTATCTCTAGGGTTGTCAGGAGATGTCAAGACCTGGTAAGGTTCTTCGCGTTGCTTCGAATTAAACCACATGCTCCACCGCTTGTGCGGGCCCCCGTCAATTCCTTTGAGTTTCAGCCTTGCGGCCGTACTCCCCAGGCGGAGTGCTTAATGCGTTTGCTGCAGCACTAAAGGGCGGAAACCCTCTAACACTTAGCACTCATCGTTTACGGCGTGGACTACCAGGGTATCTAATCCTGTTTGCTCCCCACGCTTTCGCGCCTCAGCGTCAGTTACAGACCAAAGAGTCGCCTTCGCCACTGGTGTTCCTCCACATCTCTACGCATTTCACCGCTACACGTGGAATTCCACTCTTCTCTTCTGCACTCAAGTTCCCCAGTTTCCAATGACCCTCCCCGGTTGAGCCGGGGGCTTTCACATCAGACTTAAAGAACCGCCTGCGCGCGCTTTACGCCCAATAATTCCGGACAACGCTTGCCACCTACGTATTACCGCGGCTGCTGGCACGTAGTTAGCCGTGGCTTTCTGGTCAGGTACCGTCAAGGTACCGGCAGTTACTCCGGTACTTGTTCTTCCCTGACAACAGAGTTTTACGATCCGAAAACCTTCATCACTCACGCGGCGTTGCTCCGTCAGACTTTCGTCCATTGCGGAAGATTCCCTACTGCTGCCTCCCGTAGGAGTCTGGGCCGTGTCTCAGTCCCAGTGTGGCCGATCACCCTCTCAGGTCGGCTACGCATCGTGGCCTTGGTGAGCCGTTACCTCACCAACTAGCTAATGCGCCGCGGGCCCATCTGTAAGTGATAGCGAGATGCCATCTTTCAGCTTTTCCTCATGTGAGGAAAAGAGTTATCCGGTATTAGCCCCGGTTTCCCGGAGTTATCCCAGTCTTACAGGCAGGTTGCCCACGTGTTACTCACCCGTCCGCCGCTGACTTCAGGGAGCAAGCTCCCATCTGTCCGCTCGACTTGCATGTATTAGGCACGCCGCCAGCGTTCGTCCTGAGCCAGGATCAAACTCTCCATATAAGAGTTGATTAAGCTCGTTTTGTCTTTTCAAAAAAGACTAATGATTAAACGTTGACGTTTTGTTCGTTCAGTTTTCAAAGATCAATCAGTAAGTTTGGAGCGGGTGAAGGGAATCGAACCCTCATCATCAGCTTGGAAGGCTGAGGTTTTACCACTAAACTACACCCGCATATATAATTATTGTTTCCCGAATGGTCGGGAAGACAGGATTCGAACCTGCGACCCCTTGGTCCCAAACCAAGTGCTCTACCAAGCTGAGCTACTCCCCGAAATATGGCGCGCCCGAGAGGAGTCGAACCCCTAACCTTTTGATCCGTAGTCAAACGCTCTATCCAATTGAGCTACGGGCGCATCTTTTAAAGCAACTCTTATATTATAAGAACATTAGATTCAAATGTCAACAACTTTTTTTGGTGCGGCCGAGAGGACTTGAACCTCCACGGGGTTGCCCCCACTAGGCCCTCAACCTAGCGCGTCTGCCATTCCGCCACGACCGCTTAATAAAGCGACAAGTAACATCATACCAAAACGAAATGCTTAATTCAATGGTAATTAATGGTGCGGGTGAAGGGAGTCGAACCCCCACGCCTTGCGGCGCCAGATCCTAAGTCTGGTGCGTCTGCCAATTCCGCCACACCCGCAATATGAAAATTAAAATGGTGAGCCATGAAGGACTCGAACCTTCGACCCTCTGATTAAAAGTCAGATGCTCTACCGACTGAGCTAATGGCTCATGAAAATGGCTGGGCTAGCAGGATTCGAACCTGCGAGTGACGGAGTCAAAGTCCGGTGCCTTACCGCTTGGCTATAGCCCAATAATAAAATGGCGGTCCCGACGGGAATCGAACCCGCGATCTCCTGCGTGACAGGCAGGCATGTTAACCGCTACACCACGGGACCATCCACAAAAACCGTCGGAAATAAAAAAAGTGACCCGTACGGGATTCGAACCCGTGTTACCGCCGTGAAAGGGCGGTGTCTTAACCGCTTGACCAACGGGCCATTGTTAGAATTTTCTGGCGGAGAAGGAGGGATTTGAACCCTCGCGCCGCTTACGCGACCTACACCCTTAGCAGGGGCGCCTCTTCAGCCACTTGAGTACTTCCCCAAATATGGCTCCGCAGGCAGGATTCGAACCTGCGACCGTTCGGTTAACAGCCGAATGCTCTACCACTGAGCTACTGCGGAATAATAATAAACTTGATCGATAAAACAGTTAACATCTTATCGACTCTTCATATTATAAGGACACGGACTATAAAAGTCAAGCATGTTTTTATAAGTATTTATTAGCCGTTAATCCTGTATTGACCTGCGGCAATTATTAAATATAAAGCGTACCTATTCTCATGTCAATTCTTTTTTAAATACTAATTTTCCTCTGCATTTACCGCAAACGTATTTCTTCGTATCAACTTTTCTTTTTCTCTGAAAAGTTTGGCCGCATTCTTTGCACATATATACAAGAATCTTAGCAGATCTATTTGTTTTGGGACGATCAGGCAAGGCTGAACAAAATCGGGGTGCTCCCACTTTCTTCATTAGCATTTTGAAGTCCTGATCACGATGTTTATATCCTTTTCCTTCTAAGTGCAAATGATAATGACATAGCTCGTGCTTAATAATTCCCTCTAATTCTTCGGCGCCAAGCTGCTCATAATACTTTTTGTTTATTTCAACATGATGCGAATTCAGCATATATCTTCCGCCAGTGGATTTTAGGCGTGAATTAAAATATGCCTGGTGGCAAAAAGGCTTGCCGAAGCTTTCTAATGATATCTTTTCAACAAGTGTCTGAAGCTCCTGGTCATTCATCGCAATGTTTTTCCTCTCTTATCGTAAACATGACAACCTATTATAGCATACATTATATATACCTTTTACAGCTCTGAACTCGCCTTCAAGCCCAGGAAGCCATTATCAGATTCCAATTAACGGGAGGTAAACCTTATGCCTGTATGGTTTCAAAATCAAATCCAGCGTGCCTTTTATGAAAAAGACCGCTATCAGATCAAACTGCTGAATCAGTGCTGGTTTTTCTATAGAAAAAAACATTGCTCATAAATTTCCGGAGACCCTGAGGTCAATTCAGTTTAAGTCCCGCCGCACATTCATGACATATGCCGGAATGTCCTTAGTCCAGTGTGACTCATTCATTCCATCCATTATAAGCATAAGCCAAATCACGCTAGAAATAATGATTTCCGGTGTGATTTGGCTTATGACTCGAATGGGCTTTGAAGCTATTAATTTCTATTAATTAGAATGGCCAAGCATTGTTAAGGCGACTCTTCCCTTGTTTTTATCAACAGAGTCAACCCAGACTGTTACCACATCACCAACAGAAACGACGTCCAGCGGGTGTTTGACAAATTGGCGGCTGAGTTTGGATATATGAACAAGGCCATCCTGTTTGACTCCAATATCGACAAAGGCCCCGAAATCTACAACATTCCGCACTGTCCCCTGCAGTTCCATTCCTTCCTGCAGGTCTTCAAGCTTTAGAACTTCTTTTTTCAAAAGAGGCTTCGGCAGCTCATCACGCGGATCCCTCTCTGGTCTCATTAATGCGTCTATAATATCTTTCAGTGTCAGTTCGCCAATTTCAAGCTCCCGGGCTGTCTGGCTGATATCTATTCCTTTAAGTGCTTCTCTTAGCGATGGTGAACCAAGGTCATTTGATTTAAAGCCAAGATTAGCAAGCAATTTATTTACTTCTGCATATGTTTCCGGGTGGATTCCAGTCCGGTCCAGAGGTTCTTTTCCATCGATAATCCTCAGGAAGCCTATTGCCTGTTCATACGTTTTGGCACCAAGGCGCGGAATTTTTTTCAATTGCTTGCGGTCCGTGAATTTTCCTTCCTCATCCCGTTTTTTGATTATATTTACGGCAACTGTTTTTGACAGGCCGGCTACATGCTGCAGCAATGAAGATGAAGCTGTGTTTACATTGACGCCTACCTGGTTTACCGCAGTCTCTACAACAAAAGAAAGGGATTCTGACAGCTTTTTCTGGGATACGTCATGCTGATATTGGCCAACCCCAACTGACTTTGGATCAATCTTAACCAATTCTGCAAGAGGATCCTGGAGGCGTCGGGCGATTGATACAGCACTTCTTTCTTCCACCTGAAAATCAGGAAACTCTTCTCTGGCAAGATCCGAGGCAGAGTAGACGCTCGCCCCCGCTTCATTGACAATCAGGTAGAATATTTCCTCTTTCATGTCCTTTAATATATCTGCGATGAACTGTTCGGTTTCCCTTGAAGCGGTCCCATTGCCGACGGCAACCATTTTTACTTTGTAGGTTTTTAGAATTTGGATTACTTTCTCTCGAGCCTGATTCGTTTTGGAAACAGGCGGATGCGGATATATGACTCCGATATCAAGGACTTTTCCTGTTTCATCTACAACAGCCAGCTTGCAGCCTGTTCTGTAGGCAGGGTCTACCCCAAGCACGATCTTTCCCTTTAACGGGGGCTGAAGCAGCAGTTTTCTTAGATTTTCAGAAAAAATCATAATTGCCTGTTCTTCTGCTTTTTCAGTCAGCTCATTGCGTATTTCGCGTTCAATCGATGGCATGATCAGACGCTTGTAGCCATCATCAATGGCTTCCTTTACAATCGTGCATGCAGGAGAACGTTCATCCTTTACCCACTTTTTATATAAGTACTTTAAAATAAATTCGGTATTTGGCTTAATGTTAATCTTTAATACTTCCTCTTTTTCACCGCGGTTTAATGCAAGTGTGCGGTGCGGAACAATCTTGTTCACTGGTTCCTCATACTCGTAATACATTTCATAAACGCCTTTTTCGTCATTCTCTTTATTTCTCACAGAGGACTCAATGGTCCCCTTTTTGGCTGTTTCCATACGGATCCATTTTCTGCTCTCCGCTTCATCTGATACCCACTCTGCGATAATATCTTTTGCGCCAGCGATTGCTTCTTCCGGTGTGGTTACTTCCTTTTCATCAGATAAGAATTCTTTGGCTTTGGCAGCAGGGGCTTCATTTAGCGAAAAGGTGAGAAGCCACTCAGCAAATGGCTCCAGCCCTTTTTCTTTTGCAGCAGTTGCTTTTGTTCGGCGCTTTTGCTTATATGGCCGGTATAAGTCCTCTACTTCCTGCAGCTTCACCGCTTTGTCAATTTTGGCTTTTAGCTCTTCGGTCAATTTGCCTTGTTCTTCAATTAAGCGGACTACCTCTTCTTTACGCTGATTAAGGTTTTGTATGTATTGCCAGCGCTCCATGATATCGCGGATTTGAACTTCATCCAATGCGCCTGTCTGTTCCTTTCTGTATCGGGCAATAAATGGAACTGTGTTTCCTTCTTCCAGTAAGCTGATTGTGTTTTTTACTTGTTTGATGGCTATCGATAGTTCCCCAGCGATTAAATTTAGTATTTGATCTTGTCTATCCAATGTCTTTTCCAAGTTCATTCCTCCATCATAGAGTCTCAATATTCATTTTATCAAAAGAACAAACAAAAAGCTTACCCTGTCTAGAGTAAGCTTCCAAGTATGAAAGTAGCATCATCTGAAGTAGATGGATACTGCTTCTTTATATCTTCCGAGATAAGATCAATAGGGAGAAATGCTTTCAGCAAAGATTTAACCCCATGGATATTAAAGCCATCTGAGTATATCAAAAATTTAGACTCCGCTTCATACGTAAACCGCTGGGTATGAAACACCTGCGGCCTTCCTGACAGATATCCTGTTACAGGCAGGGGATAAGTGAGTTTTCCTGCAGATGAATAAAGGAAAAATCGAATATTCCCTACACAGCTGTATACAAATTCCCTGGAAGCAAAATGCACTTTAAACAGCGCGACTGCGGCTCCTCTTTTTTGCAAAAGAATTTCGTTGCAGAGCTTCATAAGCGTATCTACATCTTTCTCATGATGCTGCTCTACAACGGAAACAACAGCAGAAGAAGCCTCATACGCATATTCCCCGCTTCCAAGGCCATCTGCCAGTACACATACAAAGTATTCATCCGTTGCGGTAAAATAATATCCATCACCGCAGAAAGACTTGCCTTCTTTAGCTGTCTGGTGTGCAATCACTTCGATGTTATCTCTAACCAATTTGGTCATGAAAGGCACTCCGAGTTATTTGTTTCAGAGTGGATCGCTTCCTGAAGCTTTTTGATTGCACGGCGCTGAAGTCGTGAAACATGCATCTGGGAAATCCCCAGTTTATCTCCAGCTTCCTTTTGGCTCATATTCTCAAGATATGTGTATTGTATAATTAATTTCTCTCTCTCTGACAGGACATGCAGAACTTTTTCAAGCACCAGCATTTGGTTTACTTTTTCAAAGCCCTCGTCCACATTTCCGACGATATCTAAAAGGGTGACCGTTCCGCCATCAGAATCAGCTTCGATTGAATGGTCGACAGAAAGAGCCTGATAGCTTTTCCCCATTTCCATCGCTTCTAGCACTTCTTCTTCAGAAACCCCAAGCACATCGGCTATTTCGTCTACTCTAGGCGACCTATGAAGCTCTGTTGTAAGCTCTTCAACGGTAGCTTTAATTTTCGGACCCAATTCCTTTATGCGGCGCGGAACATGAACGCTCCAGGTTTTATCCCTTAAGAAGCGCTTAATTTCCCCGATAATGGTAGGCACAGCAAATGCCTCAAATGTTTTGCCGAAAGACTCATCATAGCGGCGGATAGCACCCAATAAGCCGATAATGCCTACCTGAACAATATCCTCATGATAGGATCTTCCTTTTGAGTACTTGCGCGCAATGGCTTCAACTAAATTCTGATATTGAAGAACCAGGGTATTTTGAGCATCTTCATCCTGGTGAAGCTGGTAGGCTTTGATTAAAGCATTTGTTTCTTCTTTGGATTTTTGATTAGGTTGAGATTGTTTTTGCATCCCTCTCCACCTGCTCTCCTTCTAGGTATTTGGTCATAAAGACCGTAACACCCTCTTTGTGATGAATTCTTACTTCATCCATCAATGTTTCAATCAGATATAGACCCAAGCCTCCTTCACGCAGAAATTCCACAGAATCTGTCTGGTCATATGGCCCAATGCCTTGTCTGGCAGATTGGAAATCAAAGCTATTTCCGCTGTCTGCGACCATTACCTCAAGCCGGTCAGTGTATAAACCGAACCCGATGACCACTTCACCTTGCTCATTCTGTTTGTATGCGTGTTGAACTGCATTGGTGCAAGCTTCACTTGTAGCGATCTTAAGATCTTCAATTTCTTCATATGCAAATCCCATTCTGCTGGCAATCCCCGATAACGTCAGGCGGATTACCCCGACAAACTCCGGCTTGGCCGGAATTTTCACCTCTATATAATCAAATGGCTCGTTCATTGTACTCCACCTTCAATCCCGCTGTTAATATCGATAATATCCGCCAGGCCTGTAATTTCGAAAAGTCTCTTTAAACGGTCCGATAAGCCAACAATCTGGAATTTGCCGTTATTGGCACGGACATTTTTAAATACACCAACAAATACGCCTAAGCCGGTACTATCCATATAAGAGACTTCAGATAGGTTGACCACCATTTCTACGCCTTCCTTTTCTGTTAAAGGAAAAAGCTCTTCACGGAGTTTAGGTGCTGTATACGCATCAATTTCTCCGCTTACCATTGCTTCAATTAGCATATCATTTTCTTTTACATCTATAGTAATATTCATAACTGACCCACCTCTTTACATGTCAACTGCTTTTTACTAGTTACCCGCTTTTAAAACTCATTAAACATTTCTTTTTAAAATAATTAAGGTAAAATCATCCCGCAATTGAAAATGCTGAAGTTTTTCAAGTTCTTTATATACGCTATTTACTATTTCCTGTGCATTTAAATGAATATATTTCTTGATTAATTCCAGCAATGATTCCTTTTCGATAAACCCTTCTTCTGTACGGCATTCAGTAACCCCGTCTGACATTAATATGATCATATCTCCGGGATTTACTCCTTTTTCGTACTGGCGGTATTTAGTTTTTTTATCAATACCGAGAAGGAGCCCCTTCGCAGTCAGCTCGGTGAATTGCTCAGTCCCGGCATTATAAAACAGTCCCGGCTCATGTCCTGCAGAACCATATGAAAACATATGGCTGTTTGTATCATATATTCCATAAAACATGGTAATGAACATCGTTAAATCTACGTTCTGTTCTACTACCCGATTAAGATTTTCAAGGACCGTTTTAGGGTCGTTGCGATTTTCAGGCACGCTGTCCATAGCATATTTAATCATGGACATACAAAGGGCTGCCGGAAGCCCTTTGCCGATTACATCAGCAATAGCGATGCTGATTGTGCTGTTTTCATCCTGAACAAAGTGGAAATAATCACCGTTCATATGCTTGGCAGGAACACTTATTGCGCCAATATCCAAGCCTTCAACAGAAGGAACCTGCGTCCCCAGCAGGGTTTGCTGAACGTTCGCAGCTATTTCCATTTCTGTCCTGAGTTCCTGCTGAATATGTTTTAAACTCTGATGTTCTCTATAGGCAAAACCATAGCCTATCATGACTTCCAGAAGGATATCAAAAGAATGGTGAACATATTCAGGCAAGTCCGGATAAAGTTCACCCATCAGACTTTTATGAACGCTGATAATCTCTTCAGGTGAGATTTTGTGCTCGATCGACTTCCTGCTGAACTTCTGGCCCTGATACAAGGCCTGTTCAGATTGTTCCTTAATATAATTCTCAAGAATATCCCGATACTTTGATTCCATCATTTCTCGGAAATCCATAACGCTTCCCCCTAACGAAGCCACTTAGTTGCTTTTATATCTGTACCGGTCCCGGGATTGGAGTCAATTAAGAACTCATCCATTAACCGCTTCACACCTGGCAGGCCGGCTCCTAATCCCCCTGATGTCGAATATCCATCTTCCATTACTTGGCGTAAATCATTGATTCCAGGGCCGCTGTCTACCGCAACTATACGCAATCCCGCTTTTCCGCCGTCGTATATTTTCTCAATACAGATTTGCCCTTGTCCGGCGTATAAGTAAATATTCCGGGCAAGCTCACTAATGGCTGTAGTGATTCTAGCCTGGTCAACTGTACCAAAACCAAGCTCTTTAGCAACATTCCGCCCAAGCTGGCGGGCTGCAACGATGTCCCATTCGTTTATGATTTTAACGCAGGATTGGTTTTCCATACAGTTACTCCCCCAATTCCTGTTGTAATTTCTCCAAACCTTTTTCTAGATCTAATGCAGTAAGGACATCATCTAACCCAATACCTAACTCAATAAGCGTAATTGCTACGGCAGGCTGTATCCCGGTTATGACTACTTTTGCACCCATCAGTTTGGACATATTTATTACGTCGCCTAGAACTTTAGCGATGAATGAATCAATAAAGTCAATGGATGTTAAATCGATCACGACTCCATTTGCGCTCGTCTCATGGATTTTATGGAGCAGATCCTCCTGAAACTGCAGAGCAGTCTGATCATCTAATTCCCACTGGATGGAGACTAATAGGCAATCGTTCAGCTTTAAAATTGGGATTCTCACTCTCATTCCACTCCCTCCACATTCACAATTTTGCGGCTGGTTAACTCAAGAGCCGCTTCTACTCCCTTTTTCAAGGTATTCTTTGTGGTGAACTGATTTAAATCAATTCCCAGGTTTACAATGGTCTGGGCAATCTCTGGGCGTATGCCTACGAGCATGCATTTCGCACCGACAAGTCTTACTGCATCTGCTGCCTGTATAATATGATGGGCTACCATCGTATCAACAACCGGCACACCCGTTATATCTATTAGGACCACTTCTGAACGGTGTTTAACCACTCCAGTTAAGAGGTTCTCCAT
This region includes:
- a CDS encoding PP2C family protein-serine/threonine phosphatase, whose protein sequence is MDFREMMESKYRDILENYIKEQSEQALYQGQKFSRKSIEHKISPEEIISVHKSLMGELYPDLPEYVHHSFDILLEVMIGYGFAYREHQSLKHIQQELRTEMEIAANVQQTLLGTQVPSVEGLDIGAISVPAKHMNGDYFHFVQDENSTISIAIADVIGKGLPAALCMSMIKYAMDSVPENRNDPKTVLENLNRVVEQNVDLTMFITMFYGIYDTNSHMFSYGSAGHEPGLFYNAGTEQFTELTAKGLLLGIDKKTKYRQYEKGVNPGDMIILMSDGVTECRTEEGFIEKESLLELIKKYIHLNAQEIVNSVYKELEKLQHFQLRDDFTLIILKRNV
- a CDS encoding anti-sigma regulatory factor — encoded protein: MENQSCVKIINEWDIVAARQLGRNVAKELGFGTVDQARITTAISELARNIYLYAGQGQICIEKIYDGGKAGLRIVAVDSGPGINDLRQVMEDGYSTSGGLGAGLPGVKRLMDEFLIDSNPGTGTDIKATKWLR
- a CDS encoding STAS domain-containing protein, giving the protein MRVRIPILKLNDCLLVSIQWELDDQTALQFQEDLLHKIHETSANGVVIDLTSIDFIDSFIAKVLGDVINMSKLMGAKVVITGIQPAVAITLIELGIGLDDVLTALDLEKGLEKLQQELGE